The Alteromonas stellipolaris genome includes a region encoding these proteins:
- a CDS encoding alginate export family protein — protein MLACFSAPSFAQSWHDVLSEASAWADLNLRYESVDQDNALDDASALTLRTRLGFKSGTLNGFSFTAEVEDSRIVMGQGDYTVGPTGYNVGEYSVIADPETTEVDQAFIQYKNEKLTLKGGRQVIALDNHRFVGHVGWRQDRQTFDGVTATYAFNEKVNFFYGYLTQRNRIFAEAADFDSKDHLFNASFKTAVGKFTAYGYLLEIDNDTDNALDTYGIRYNGSMKGETVNWAYGAEFATQSSESGSGETATDYDANYINANLAATFSGITAKIDYELLGSDDGAYGFATPLATLHKFNGWTDQFLGTPAQGLQDVTFSLSGKLAGGKWLLAYHDFSADEATAEVDDLGSEINVQYVTKVMDKVTLAVKYGSYSAGDIKVDANKLWVWASTRF, from the coding sequence ATGTTGGCATGTTTCAGTGCGCCATCGTTTGCCCAAAGTTGGCACGATGTATTAAGCGAAGCTTCTGCATGGGCAGACTTGAACTTACGTTATGAATCAGTCGACCAAGACAATGCGCTTGATGACGCCAGCGCATTAACGCTTCGTACTCGCTTAGGTTTTAAATCGGGTACGTTAAATGGATTTTCTTTTACCGCAGAAGTGGAAGATAGCCGCATTGTTATGGGGCAAGGCGATTATACAGTAGGCCCTACAGGCTATAACGTTGGTGAGTATTCAGTGATTGCAGATCCTGAAACCACAGAAGTAGATCAAGCCTTCATTCAGTACAAGAATGAAAAGTTAACACTTAAAGGGGGCAGACAAGTGATTGCCCTCGACAATCACAGGTTCGTTGGACATGTGGGATGGCGCCAAGATAGGCAGACCTTCGATGGTGTTACTGCTACCTATGCGTTTAACGAGAAAGTGAATTTCTTTTATGGGTACCTTACACAGCGAAATCGAATTTTTGCAGAAGCCGCTGATTTTGATTCAAAAGATCATTTGTTCAACGCGAGTTTCAAAACCGCGGTAGGAAAATTCACCGCTTATGGTTATTTATTAGAAATTGATAATGACACCGATAATGCGCTTGATACCTATGGTATTCGCTATAACGGCAGTATGAAAGGTGAGACAGTGAATTGGGCATACGGCGCTGAATTTGCTACGCAAAGTAGTGAATCAGGCTCTGGTGAAACCGCTACCGACTATGATGCTAACTACATTAATGCAAACCTTGCAGCTACCTTTTCAGGCATTACCGCTAAGATTGATTATGAGTTGTTAGGTTCTGACGACGGTGCATATGGTTTTGCCACGCCACTGGCCACTCTGCATAAATTTAACGGTTGGACAGATCAATTCTTAGGTACACCTGCACAAGGTCTTCAAGATGTTACTTTCTCGCTATCCGGAAAATTAGCTGGTGGTAAATGGTTGTTGGCCTATCACGATTTTAGTGCCGATGAAGCAACAGCCGAGGTGGATGATTTAGGTAGCGAAATTAACGTACAGTACGTAACTAAAGTGATGGATAAGGTCACTCTTGCGGTGAAGTATGGTAGCTACTCGGCTGGTGATATCAAAGTAGACGCCAATAAGTTATGGGTGTGGGCAAGTACACGTTTCTAA
- a CDS encoding ABC transporter ATP-binding protein yields MQAKHLELEQVGIDFPTPKGPFTALTDVNLKIAKGEFVSLIGHSGCGKSTVLNIVAGLHQATTGGVILDGAEVKTPGPERAVVFQNHSLLPWLSVYKNVELAVKHTMRGKPKKEMRDWIMHNLELVHMTHALDKLPSEISGGMKQRVGIARALAMEPKVLLMDEPFGALDALTRAHLQDSLMEIHADLGNTVIMITHDVDEAVLLSDRIVMMNNGPAATIGEILDIELPRPRDRLKLADNPQYNHYRHEVLTFLYDKQKKIEPVSSHIKSNQAGGGSAKKANSKSDAA; encoded by the coding sequence ATGCAAGCTAAGCACTTGGAATTAGAACAAGTAGGCATCGATTTCCCTACACCGAAAGGCCCGTTTACGGCACTTACTGATGTAAACCTTAAAATTGCGAAAGGTGAGTTTGTCTCATTAATCGGTCACTCGGGCTGTGGTAAATCAACCGTTCTTAATATTGTGGCGGGTTTACACCAAGCCACCACGGGCGGTGTCATACTTGATGGTGCTGAAGTAAAAACACCAGGGCCAGAACGGGCGGTTGTTTTTCAGAACCACTCATTATTGCCTTGGTTAAGCGTTTATAAAAACGTGGAATTAGCGGTAAAGCACACCATGCGTGGCAAGCCTAAGAAAGAAATGCGAGATTGGATAATGCACAATTTAGAGCTTGTGCATATGACCCACGCTCTTGATAAATTACCCAGTGAAATATCTGGGGGTATGAAGCAACGTGTTGGTATTGCTCGCGCACTAGCGATGGAGCCAAAAGTCTTACTCATGGATGAGCCCTTTGGGGCACTAGACGCGTTAACGCGCGCGCACCTGCAAGACTCTTTAATGGAAATTCATGCTGATTTAGGGAATACAGTGATTATGATCACCCACGATGTCGACGAAGCAGTGTTGCTTTCCGATAGAATCGTGATGATGAATAACGGCCCTGCAGCGACGATAGGCGAAATCCTTGATATTGAGCTGCCTAGACCACGAGACAGACTTAAGCTTGCTGACAACCCTCAGTACAACCACTATCGACATGAAGTTCTGACCTTTTTGTATGATAAGCAAAAAAAAATTGAGCCGGTGTCTTCCCATATCAAATCTAATCAAGCTGGAGGTGGTTCTGCAAAAAAAGCAAACAGTAAATCCGACGCTGCTTGA
- a CDS encoding HD domain-containing protein: MSFLPEDFSAFICELDKLKSVKRQITLPCDGDRQENSAEHSWHVALMASTLAHYSEKPIDVSRVIRMILIHDVVEIDAGDLFAFNEASEHDAQAQKELDAAKRIFGLLPRSFADELLSLWVEFEEAKTPDAEFAKAMDRVLPVFQNMQNQGGSWNKHAVTRDKIEKRNLHLKHCAPKLWDYVTRQLDTAVQNKWLLPAKS, encoded by the coding sequence ATGTCGTTTTTACCGGAAGATTTCAGTGCCTTTATTTGCGAATTAGACAAACTAAAAAGTGTTAAGCGCCAAATAACCTTGCCTTGTGATGGCGATCGTCAGGAAAATTCTGCCGAGCACAGTTGGCACGTTGCGCTTATGGCCAGTACCTTGGCACATTATTCCGAGAAACCTATTGATGTCTCTCGGGTTATTCGTATGATTTTAATTCATGATGTAGTCGAAATTGATGCAGGCGATTTGTTTGCTTTCAACGAGGCCTCGGAACACGATGCGCAAGCACAAAAAGAGCTCGATGCTGCAAAGCGTATTTTTGGCTTACTGCCCCGTTCTTTTGCCGATGAATTACTGTCATTATGGGTAGAGTTTGAAGAAGCAAAGACCCCTGATGCCGAGTTTGCCAAGGCGATGGACCGAGTGCTTCCTGTGTTTCAAAACATGCAAAACCAAGGTGGTAGTTGGAATAAACATGCTGTTACCAGAGATAAGATAGAAAAGCGTAACTTACACTTGAAGCATTGTGCGCCTAAGTTATGGGATTACGTAACGCGTCAATTAGATACCGCGGTACAGAACAAGTGGCTGCTTCCAGCAAAAAGCTAA
- a CDS encoding methyl-accepting chemotaxis protein: MFFKNKQLLEEVERLRKDVESFHTVESELRAEMLYVELDRNGRINRVNDGFADAIGFSSNELDGKTMDSLIPQGVMSQAATKEFLSAIKQAQHWHGAINLANANGEDRWFRGILQPILNDSGVVDRLALYMAEQTRNINKSREMKDMLEALHRSTAVIEFDLTGIILKANDNFLSSMGYSSEQIVGKHHKIFCPADEVDTPEYRQFWSDLSQGKMFSDRFKRVDSRGNEVWLEASYNPIRNDKGILYKVVKFATVITEQMQREFAISEAANVAFNISEGTGEQAQKGKEVVGSMVRIMGELTSQMGTASEGIRELDEQSQKVADLVKSISGIADQTNLLALNAAIEAARAGDQGRGFAVVADEVRQLASRTSTATEEIVSVVNENRKLTENAVQLIEAGQEKAREALEYSTESGKVMNEIQNGSSEVVNAIGQFTQRL; this comes from the coding sequence ATGTTTTTTAAGAATAAGCAATTGTTAGAAGAAGTAGAACGTTTACGCAAAGATGTTGAATCATTTCACACGGTAGAAAGCGAACTCAGGGCAGAAATGCTTTATGTTGAATTAGACAGAAACGGCAGAATCAATAGAGTTAACGACGGCTTTGCAGATGCTATAGGTTTTTCATCCAATGAACTTGATGGAAAAACCATGGATAGTCTCATTCCTCAGGGAGTCATGAGCCAAGCCGCTACGAAAGAGTTTCTTTCTGCTATCAAGCAAGCGCAGCATTGGCATGGTGCGATTAATCTTGCTAATGCGAATGGCGAAGACCGTTGGTTTAGAGGAATATTGCAACCCATCCTTAATGACAGCGGCGTGGTCGACCGGCTCGCCTTGTATATGGCTGAACAAACGAGAAATATTAATAAAAGCCGTGAGATGAAAGACATGCTTGAGGCTTTACATCGCTCCACTGCGGTAATTGAGTTTGACCTCACAGGTATTATTCTTAAAGCCAACGATAACTTTTTATCTTCTATGGGCTATTCATCAGAGCAAATAGTGGGTAAGCACCACAAGATATTTTGCCCCGCAGATGAAGTCGACACGCCAGAATACCGACAATTTTGGAGCGACCTTTCGCAAGGCAAAATGTTTTCAGACCGCTTTAAGCGAGTAGATAGTCGCGGTAATGAAGTGTGGCTAGAGGCATCTTACAACCCAATACGAAACGACAAGGGCATACTGTACAAAGTCGTTAAGTTTGCCACCGTCATAACCGAACAAATGCAGAGAGAGTTTGCTATTTCTGAGGCCGCTAATGTTGCTTTTAACATTTCGGAAGGTACGGGAGAGCAAGCCCAGAAAGGTAAAGAGGTTGTGGGTAGCATGGTGCGAATTATGGGTGAGCTTACTTCGCAGATGGGAACGGCGAGCGAGGGTATTCGTGAGCTTGATGAACAGTCACAGAAAGTGGCCGACTTAGTTAAAAGCATCAGTGGTATTGCCGACCAAACTAACTTACTGGCGCTGAATGCGGCAATTGAAGCCGCCAGAGCGGGGGATCAAGGAAGAGGTTTTGCCGTTGTTGCTGATGAAGTGCGCCAACTTGCATCCAGAACCAGTACAGCCACTGAAGAAATTGTCAGTGTGGTAAATGAAAACAGAAAGCTCACAGAAAATGCCGTGCAACTCATTGAGGCTGGCCAGGAAAAAGCGAGAGAAGCGCTTGAATACTCTACCGAGTCGGGCAAAGTCATGAACGAAATTCAAAATGGATCTTCAGAAGTAGTGAACGCCATTGGTCAATTCACCCAAAGGTTGTAA
- a CDS encoding CmpA/NrtA family ABC transporter substrate-binding protein, with amino-acid sequence MTKFKNVSMLKQIKKKMTAGITAAIALSFTLGAPLASAQSDEKVGWPEKEELKFGFIKLTDMAPLAIAYEKGFFEDEGLYVTLEAQANWKVLLDRTIDGQLDGAHMLAGQPLGATIGFGTEAHVVTAFSMDLNGNGITVSNEIWEKMKAHIPVENGKPVHPIKADYLKPVVEEYRDAGKPFNMGMVFPVSTHNYELRYWLAAGGIHPGYYAPHKGDNAGQIDAEALLSVTPPPQMPATMEAGTIYGYCVGEPWNQQAVFKGIGVPVITDYEIWKNNPEKVFGVSQAWAEKYPNTHIRVVKALIRAAMWLDENDNANRPEAVKILAKSNYVGADEDVLANSMTGTFEYEKGDKREVPDFNVFFRYNATYPFYSDAIWYLTQMRRWGQISEPKSDDWYKETARKVYKPEVYAMAAKALIAEGKAKATDFPAFATETGFKPPQSEFIDGVTYDGSKPNAYLEQFGIGLKGETVL; translated from the coding sequence ATGACCAAGTTTAAAAACGTTTCAATGCTCAAACAAATAAAGAAAAAAATGACGGCTGGCATAACCGCTGCTATAGCGCTTTCTTTCACCTTGGGAGCGCCACTTGCTAGTGCGCAAAGCGATGAAAAAGTGGGGTGGCCAGAAAAAGAAGAATTAAAATTTGGTTTCATTAAGCTAACCGATATGGCGCCGTTGGCCATCGCTTACGAAAAAGGCTTTTTTGAAGACGAAGGCTTGTATGTAACCTTAGAAGCCCAAGCAAACTGGAAAGTATTACTAGATAGAACCATCGACGGTCAACTTGATGGCGCTCACATGCTGGCAGGGCAACCTCTTGGCGCAACCATTGGTTTTGGTACTGAAGCACACGTTGTGACGGCGTTCAGCATGGATTTAAATGGTAATGGCATCACGGTTTCAAACGAAATATGGGAAAAAATGAAAGCCCATATTCCGGTAGAAAATGGCAAACCAGTGCATCCTATTAAAGCTGATTACTTAAAGCCTGTCGTTGAAGAATATCGTGATGCGGGTAAGCCGTTTAACATGGGTATGGTTTTTCCAGTATCTACACATAACTACGAGCTTCGTTACTGGCTTGCTGCGGGTGGTATTCACCCAGGCTACTATGCACCACACAAAGGTGATAATGCTGGGCAGATAGATGCCGAAGCTTTGCTATCAGTTACTCCTCCTCCTCAAATGCCAGCCACCATGGAAGCCGGCACTATCTATGGGTATTGCGTAGGCGAGCCTTGGAACCAGCAGGCAGTATTTAAGGGCATTGGTGTTCCGGTTATTACCGATTATGAAATTTGGAAAAACAACCCAGAGAAAGTATTTGGTGTGAGCCAAGCATGGGCTGAAAAATACCCGAATACTCATATTCGAGTGGTTAAAGCGTTAATTCGAGCTGCCATGTGGTTAGATGAAAATGACAATGCTAACCGCCCAGAAGCAGTAAAAATCTTAGCGAAAAGCAACTATGTTGGCGCTGATGAAGATGTATTGGCTAACAGCATGACAGGCACCTTCGAATATGAAAAAGGCGATAAGCGTGAAGTACCAGACTTCAACGTATTCTTCCGATATAACGCCACTTACCCATTTTACAGTGATGCGATTTGGTATTTAACGCAAATGCGCCGCTGGGGACAAATTTCAGAGCCTAAATCAGACGATTGGTATAAAGAGACTGCACGTAAAGTGTATAAGCCAGAGGTTTACGCCATGGCTGCAAAAGCACTTATTGCCGAAGGAAAAGCAAAAGCGACGGACTTCCCCGCGTTTGCCACTGAAACTGGCTTTAAACCACCTCAATCTGAATTTATCGACGGCGTTACCTACGACGGTAGCAAGCCAAATGCTTATCTTGAGCAGTTTGGTATTGGGCTAAAGGGTGAAACTGTTCTTTAA
- a CDS encoding ABC transporter permease has protein sequence MSKMANILSFSPAKSPMSGTMGAVYSRAPALLLPLIGLLMFLAVWNGVAKSIDTSLGQFPGPAQVWEQAGSLITEHSAQRENANAFYSRQEERNAARVAQDPTYEPKIREYTGSPTFFDQIWTSLYTVMVGFLIASVIAVPVGILCGLSKSAYAAINPLIQLFKPVSPLAWLPLVTMVVSALYVSDDPMFSKSFVTSALTVSLCCLWPTLINTAVGVSAIDKDLINVSKVLRLTPMSHLTKIILPSSIPMIFTGLRLSLGIGWMVLIAAEMLAQNPGLGKFVWDEFQNGSSESLARIMVAVLTIGAIGFILDRIMLSVQRAVSWDKTSVLR, from the coding sequence ATGAGTAAGATGGCAAATATATTAAGCTTTTCGCCAGCCAAGTCACCAATGAGCGGTACCATGGGGGCGGTTTATAGTCGAGCACCCGCTTTATTATTGCCTCTTATTGGCCTTTTGATGTTCCTCGCTGTTTGGAATGGTGTGGCGAAAAGTATTGATACCTCACTCGGGCAATTCCCTGGTCCTGCTCAAGTGTGGGAGCAAGCAGGTTCGCTTATTACTGAGCACAGTGCACAGCGAGAAAACGCTAATGCGTTTTACTCCAGACAAGAAGAGCGCAACGCCGCTCGGGTTGCACAAGACCCAACTTACGAACCAAAAATTCGTGAGTATACCGGTTCACCCACCTTCTTTGATCAAATATGGACAAGTCTTTACACCGTCATGGTGGGGTTTCTTATTGCCTCAGTGATTGCTGTACCCGTGGGTATTTTATGTGGGCTGAGTAAGTCAGCCTATGCGGCCATCAATCCGCTCATTCAACTGTTTAAACCCGTGTCACCTTTAGCATGGCTACCATTAGTCACTATGGTCGTGAGCGCGCTGTATGTTAGCGACGACCCTATGTTTTCAAAGTCATTTGTAACATCGGCACTTACGGTATCTTTATGTTGCCTTTGGCCTACGTTAATTAACACTGCAGTGGGTGTATCTGCTATTGATAAAGACTTGATTAACGTGAGTAAGGTACTGCGTTTAACGCCGATGTCTCATTTAACTAAAATCATTCTGCCTTCTTCTATTCCTATGATTTTCACAGGGTTAAGACTGTCTCTTGGCATCGGCTGGATGGTATTGATTGCAGCAGAAATGCTGGCACAAAACCCAGGCCTTGGTAAGTTCGTCTGGGATGAATTTCAAAATGGTAGTTCAGAATCTTTGGCTCGTATCATGGTAGCGGTGCTCACTATAGGCGCTATCGGTTTCATACTAGACAGGATAATGCTGTCGGTTCAACGTGCAGTGAGCTGGGATAAAACCAGCGTATTACGGTAA